One genomic segment of Sander lucioperca isolate FBNREF2018 chromosome 10, SLUC_FBN_1.2, whole genome shotgun sequence includes these proteins:
- the LOC116049120 gene encoding C-type lectin domain family 2 member B-like isoform X1, translating into MADYINSQVTGERSSLEKRENVHSGGSKVYRVVGVSFGLLCIIQSALNISLRLQQSGFCNKSDQIRDNEMLKDQLRRQQDQITELQTERERMIMRLCKMAEKKKQGCPRGWQLYMSSCYYVSTVKETWENAQNDCVAKEAHLVILNDRREEDALRAFGSQDSWIGLSRQRNGRSYPLRWVDGSPLTNIDRIQQSVDRHVTCAYANAKKWVLSNCGEQRYWVCEKKRLC; encoded by the exons ATGGCAGACTACATCAATTCACAAGTAACTGGAGAGAGGAGTAGTttagagaagagagaaaatgtCCATTCAG GAGGGTCAAAAGTCTACAGGGTTGTTGGAGTCAGCTTCGGTCTGCTGTGCATCATTCAGTCTGCTCTCAATATTTCTCTTCGGCTCCAACAAA GTGGATTTTGTAACAAGTCCGACCAGATCAGAGATAATGAGATGTTGAAGGACCAGCTCAGGCGACAACAAGATCAGATAACGGAGCTTCAAACTGAAAGAGAACGCATGATAATGAGGCTTTGTAAAATGG cagaaaaaaaaaaacaaggctgTCCCCGGGGATGGCAGCTATACATGTCCAGCTGTTACTACGTTTCTACTGTGAAAGAGACCTGGGAGAATGCCCAGAACGACTGTGTGGCGAAAGAAGCTCATCTTGTGATTTTAAATGATAGAAGGGAAGAG GATGCTCTCCGTGCTTTTGGAAGTCAAGACTCGTGGATCGGCTTGAGCCGTCAACGAAATGGTCGGTCGTATCCACTGAGATGGGTGGACGGAAGCCCACTGACTAATAT TGACAGGATTCAGCAGTCAGTTGATCGACATGTCACCTGCGCCTATGCCAACGCTAAGAAATGGGTCCTTTCCAACTGCGGAGAACAACGCTACTGGGTGTGTGAGAAGAAACGGCTCTGCTGA
- the LOC116049120 gene encoding C-type lectin domain family 2 member B-like isoform X2 gives MADYINSQVTGERSSLEKRENVHSGGSKVYRVVGVSFGLLCIIQSALNISLRLQQSGFCNKSDQIRDNEMLKDQLRRQQDQITELQTERERMIMRLCKMEKKKQGCPRGWQLYMSSCYYVSTVKETWENAQNDCVAKEAHLVILNDRREEDALRAFGSQDSWIGLSRQRNGRSYPLRWVDGSPLTNIDRIQQSVDRHVTCAYANAKKWVLSNCGEQRYWVCEKKRLC, from the exons ATGGCAGACTACATCAATTCACAAGTAACTGGAGAGAGGAGTAGTttagagaagagagaaaatgtCCATTCAG GAGGGTCAAAAGTCTACAGGGTTGTTGGAGTCAGCTTCGGTCTGCTGTGCATCATTCAGTCTGCTCTCAATATTTCTCTTCGGCTCCAACAAA GTGGATTTTGTAACAAGTCCGACCAGATCAGAGATAATGAGATGTTGAAGGACCAGCTCAGGCGACAACAAGATCAGATAACGGAGCTTCAAACTGAAAGAGAACGCATGATAATGAGGCTTTGTAAAATGG aaaaaaaaaaacaaggctgTCCCCGGGGATGGCAGCTATACATGTCCAGCTGTTACTACGTTTCTACTGTGAAAGAGACCTGGGAGAATGCCCAGAACGACTGTGTGGCGAAAGAAGCTCATCTTGTGATTTTAAATGATAGAAGGGAAGAG GATGCTCTCCGTGCTTTTGGAAGTCAAGACTCGTGGATCGGCTTGAGCCGTCAACGAAATGGTCGGTCGTATCCACTGAGATGGGTGGACGGAAGCCCACTGACTAATAT TGACAGGATTCAGCAGTCAGTTGATCGACATGTCACCTGCGCCTATGCCAACGCTAAGAAATGGGTCCTTTCCAACTGCGGAGAACAACGCTACTGGGTGTGTGAGAAGAAACGGCTCTGCTGA